A genomic segment from Glycine soja cultivar W05 chromosome 18, ASM419377v2, whole genome shotgun sequence encodes:
- the LOC114397681 gene encoding LOW QUALITY PROTEIN: uncharacterized protein LOC114397681 (The sequence of the model RefSeq protein was modified relative to this genomic sequence to represent the inferred CDS: inserted 1 base in 1 codon; substituted 1 base at 1 genomic stop codon), with protein MIIYLTEIQDIHFFSXLESFKEIYGIIWVFALILILILGITISVLAIVWLEREISAGIQQRIGPEYTGPFGVLQALLDETKLLFKENLIPSRGDIRLFSIGLSISVISIIISYXVIPFGYNFVLSDLNIGVFLWIAISSIAPIGLLMLGYGSNNKYSFLGGLREAAQSISYEIPLTLCVLSISLLSNSLSTVDIVDAQ; from the exons atgataatttatttaacagAGATACAAGATATCCATTTTTTTT GATTGGAATCTTTTAAAGAGATATATGGAATTATATGGGTATTTGCCcttattttgattcttatatTGGGAATTACGATAAGTGTACTAGCAATTGTATGGTTAGAAAGGGAAATATCCGCAGGGATACAACAACGTATTGGACCTGAATACACAGGTCCTTTTGGAGTTCTTCAAGCTCTCCTAGACGAAACaaaattacttttcaaagaGAATCTTATTCCATCTAGAGGAGATATTCGTTTATTCAGTATAGGACTATCTATATCAGTCATATCGATTATAATAAGCTATTAAGTAATTCCTTTTGGCTATAACTTTGTTTTATCTGATCTGAATATTGGTGTTTTTTTATGGATTGCTATTTCGAGTATTGCTCCCATTGGACTTCTTATGTTAGGATATGggtcaaataataaatattcttttttgggTGGTCTACGAGAAGCTGCTCAATCGATTAGTTATGAAATACCATTAACTCTATGTGTGTTATCAATATCTCTAC TATCTAACAGTTTAAGTACAGTTGATATAGTTGACGCACAATAA
- the LOC114397682 gene encoding DEAD-box ATP-dependent RNA helicase 38-like → MAEPSSTAATIATADPPVPATKSWADEADEETNASTAEAETSSVNLEALTIDDKEKNSSKLLDDPDDSNIQAVTSGDTPYTSAARFEDLSLSPELLKGLYVEMKFEKPSKIQAISLPMILSPPNRDLIAQAHNGSGKTTCFVLGMLSRVDPKVQAPQALCICPTRELAIQNIEVLRRMGKYTGIASECLVPLDRDAVHVSKRAPIMAQVVIGTPGTVKKFISFKKLGTTRLRILVFDEADQMLAEDGFRDDSLRIMKDIEKENSKCQVLLFSATFNDTVKNFVSRTVRMDHNKLFVKKEELSLDAVKQYKVYCPDELAKIDVVKDYIFEIGENVGQTIIFVRSKITARLTHEALVKLGYEVTSIQGSLSNEERDKVVKEFKDGLTQVLISTDILARGFDQQQVNLVINYDLPKKYGVRDEPDYEVYLHRVGRAGRFGRKGAVFNLICGELDERLMSKIENHFGTRVTEVRAQSVEEYKAALKEAGLLQ, encoded by the exons ATGGCAGAACCGTCGTCCACCGCCGCCACCATCGCTACCGCTGATCCTCCGGTTCCAGCGACCAAAAGCTGGGCCGACGAAGCGGACGAAGAAACCAACGCCTCCACCGCCGAGGCAGAAACCTCCTCCGTTAACCTGGAAGCGTTAACCATCGACGACAAAGAAAAGAACTCTTCAAAACTCTTGGACGACCCCGACGATTCTAATATTCAAGCG GTTACTTCTGGCGATACGCCGTACACGTCGGCAGCGAGGTTCGAGGACCTAAGCCTCTCGCCAGAGCTTTTGAAGGGGCTCTATGTGGAGATGAAGTTTGAGAAGCCGAGCAAGATCCAGGCTATCAGTTTGCCGATGATCCTTAGCCCGCCCAATCGGGACCTGATTGCGCAGGCACACAATGGCTCTGGCAAGACGACTTGCTTCGTGCTTGGGATGCTTAGCCGTGTCGATCCAAAGGTGCAGGCTCCACAGGCGCTCTGCATCTGCCCCACCCGGGAGCTGGCCATTCAGAACATCGAGGTGCTCCGCAGGATGGGGAAGTACACGGGGATTGCATCCGAGTGCCTTGTGCCATTGGACCGGGATGCGGTTCATGTATCGAAAAGGGCACCTATTATGGCACAGGTGGTGATTGGGACCCCAGGGACAGTCAAGAAGTTTATTAGCTTCAAGAAACTTGGGACCACGAGGTTGAGGATTCTTGTTTTCGATGAGGCTGATCAAATGCTTGCTGAG GATGGATTTAGAGATGATTCCCTGAGGATAATGAAAGATATAGAAAAAGAGAATTCTAAGTGTCAG gttcttttgttttctgctaCATTTAATGACACCGTCAAGAATTTCGTTTCAAGGACAGTCAGGATGGATCATAATAAACTCTTTGTAAAGAAAGAAGAACTATCTTTAGATGCAGTGAAGCAATATAAAGTGTATTGTCCTGATGAACTTGCTAAGATTGATGTGGTAAAAGATTACATATTTGAAATAGGAGAGAATGTGGGGCAAACAATTATATTTGTGCGCTCAAAAATTACTGCAAGATTAACACATGAAGCACTTGTTAAGTTGGGCTATGAGGTTACATCTATACAAGGTTCTCTTAGTAATGAAGAGAGAGACAAAGTTGTCAAGGAGTTCAAAGATGGTTTGACCCAAGTTCTTATATCAACAGATATTCTTGCTCGTGGCTTTGATCAGCAACAG GTTAATTTGGTCATCAATTATGATCTTCCCAAGAAATACGGTGTACGTGATGAGCCAGATTATGAAGTGTATTTGCACAGGGTTGGCAGAGCTGGGCGTTTTGGGCGCaagg GGGCTGTATTTAACCTGATATGTGGTGAATTGGATGAAAGGCTCATGTCGAAGATCGAGAACCATTTTGGCACTCGTGTAACTGAG GTGCGAGCAcaaagtgttgaagaatataaagCTGCTCTCAAGGAAGCCGGTTTACTGCAATGA